Within Nocardioides sp. JS614, the genomic segment CTTGCGCAACCGTGTTGGTGGCGATTAGGCCCAGTCCACCGCCGTGCGAGAGCAGGCCGACAGCCCGGAGGAAGAAGTAGGCGACAAGGTCCGCACTCCCCCGACGACCATCGGCTAGGACATCCACCAACCAATCGCGAACGGGCGTGCCCATCGCCCCAGAAAGCTTTTGGCCACCGAGGAACGGTGGGTTTCCGACCACCGCGTCGAAACCGCCATTCTCGACCAACACATCGGGCGCCTCGAGGATCCAATGCAGAGGCTGCCATCGCTCATAGTCGGTAGGAACGGTCGGCACCAGCCCTGCATCAATGACAGCCGTAAGGAACGACGAGTCCCCTGCGCCATCCTCCGGGTACGCGGCACGGACGGCAATACGCAGATTCTCGTAGGCCTCGTCTAGGGCCTTCCCGGACTTGCCGCCATAGGGCAGCCCCGCAGCCACGATGCCGTCCGCGAGTTTGCGGAGATCTGAGGTGATCTCACGCAATCGTCGGAGCTGACGACGCTTGGCCGCGCTCGTCCGATTCGGGTCAGCCTCATCGATCTCGCTCAGGAGTCGGCGTCGCAACTCAACAATCCGCTGGATGATCGCGTTCACGTCGATGAGCTGGCCGTGGAACGTTTCGTCGGCACGTGCGTTCTTCGGGTCGATGTGCATGCGTCGGAGTTGATCCAGGCTCGTCAGCCCGAGGAGCGAGTTTCCCAGGAAGACCTTGTCGTCGACGAATGAGAACGGCAGGTCGCGGTCCAACGAGACCAGCCAGAGCGAGAGCTTGCACATCTCGACTGCCATGCCGTTGATGTCGGCGCCATAGAGGCAGTTGGCGACGACCTGTCGGACTGCTCGAGTGTGAAGGTCTTTACGTCCTGCGTTGACCGGGTCTTCGGAGATCCACGCTTCGACTAGGCGATCGGCGAGGTAGCGGGCGGCGGCGACGAGGAAGGCTCCCGAGCCGCAGGCGATGTCGGCGACCTTGAGGTCGAGCAACTCATCGGAGGACTTGAGCTTCCACTCAGTCTCGTCCGCCGTCTGGTGCGGGCCAGGCGAGTAGCAGAGCGGCTGGAGTGCGTGCAGGACGACTTCCTCAGCCAGTGACTTGGGCGTGTAGTGGGCGCCGGCGTTCTTCCGCGACGGCGTCTCTTTGACCATCAGGCCACCGGGCAGGACGACGAAGGGGCGCTTGCGCAGGTCGAGCCGGACGAGGCCGAGCCACGGCAGGACGCGGTCCCTCAGCTCAGGGTCATCGCCGACCGCTTGGGTGAGGGCGCTGAGCACACTCGGGTCGACGGCGGCACCGATCGCCTTGGCAATCGCTGCCGCAGACGACGCCCTCGCCGAAGGTTGGACTTCCTCGATCCACGAGCGGATCGCGGCAGCGAGCTTCTTGGCGTCGGGGTTGGCCTCGGCGAGTTCTTCGAGGATTACCAGCGGAATCTCTGGCTCGACTCCGGTGGTGCCCTTCAGCCCGACATAAGTCTCCCCAACTTTGGCAGCGGTGTAGCCGAGCAGACCCTCGTAGATGTAGCCGATCTGCTCGACGTCGATGTCCCGGAAGGAAATGCGCCGAGCTTCACCCTTGATGTCGGCGATCTGGACCGACCGCAGCACATGCAGCATGACCCGGTCTGAGACGGTCACCGCGAGAGTGCCCCCCTCGTTGGTGGCCGTCAGGAACGGAAACCGCCCGGGCTCGAACAGGGAACCGCCGTAGGCGGGCATGCGCAAGCTCTCGAAGGAAGCGCCGCTGAACAGGGCTTGGCTGGTGGCCAGAAGTCGATGCCAGGTTAGGGAGGTGGCGTCGAGAGCCTCTTCGCTATCTTCGGTCTCACGGGCGATGAGGCGGTCGAGTTCGCGGGCGATGCCGTAGCCCTGGTCGAAGAGCTCGCCCGACGGCAGCAGTCCTCGCTCCTCGGCGAAAAGGAGGAATACTGCGCGCATCATCACGGTGACAGCGGCTTCGTACGTGGCGTGTGTCAGGGTCGGGAGCGGGTCCGGCAGGCCGCGTCTGCTGGCGTCGGCGGCGGACTCGGAGAACGACTGGATGAGCAGTTCGACTGCGCTGCGCACCTGTGACCCGAGGGCTTCGGTGATCTCCTCGGCCGCGGCGACCGATTCCTCAAACAGCACCGGGATCCGCTCGGCTGGGTCGCCGCCGATGATGTGCTGGCGTCCGATCAGGGCGAGGAAGGCGTCGCGGGTGCGGGGCTCCTCGATCCAGGTCAGGGCGTCGACCACACCGGAGGCGGCCATCGCGCCGTCGCGGGCGCAGACCAAGCCCCACCAGCGTCCGTCGGTGACGATGCCGAGCTGGATCCTGTTCTCGCGTAGTAGCGCCTCGGTGCGGTCGACGGGCGTTGCGGCCCACAGGTCGTTGGGCGTCTGGCGCAGGGAGTCGGTCGGGTCAATGACATGCACGAGCGCGCCGATCCCGTCGGCGCCGCCAAGTGAGGCCTGGGCTGTGACCGTGACGGCGTGGTTGGGCGATCGAGCCTGGACGCCGGGCAATTCGCCCCACGACAAGGATTCGGCCCAGCCCGCGACGTCGCGCAGGACTGTCTCGACCCACTTGTCGCGGGCGACGCGGTAGGCGTCGAGGACGGCGTCGTTGTCGGGAGCGCGGTCGAGCTTCTCCCATGCCGCCTCGAATTCCTTACGGGCATCGGCCAGCGCTCCTTTACGGTCGTCGCTGAGGCTGGGCATGCCTTGCGGCCAGACCCGCTTGAGCGGCGGGATCGCGAGGAAGGGGCCTTCGGTGTCGACGAGTTCAAGCCAGGCGCGGTGCAGTTCGGTCGCGCTCGGAGCGATGAACCCGGCTCGGGCTCGGGTGGTGGCGCGGGCCATCAGTCGATCCACCCGTCGGCGTCGGAGCGGGTCAGCGCAAACACGACCGCTGCGGCAGTGGTGTGTGGCTTCACCCCGGCATACCGGTCGGTGATGGCGGCGATCTCGCGTGCTTCTTCGTCGTCAAGCTCTTCGAGACGCCGGGTCATCGCCTCGACGTCACGCCTCCACTGGCGCTGCTGGTCGGGGTCGGAGAACAACTGCCCTTGGGCCTCGTCTTCGGCGGCCTTGAGCGCCGCGAGCGACTCGCGGAGGTTGGTGCGGAAGGCGGCGAAGATCTCGTGGGCGCGTTGGGTGTCGGCCTCTTGCCGCTTGGTGAGCTGTTCCATGACGAGCTCGTGGCGACGTCCTGCGCGAGCCTGCATCGACTCTTCCAAGCGAAGTCGCAGCGGTGCGTCGGGCACGTTCCATAGGTCGCAGAGTTGGTCGCGCACCTGCGAGTCGGCCAGTGCCAGCCGCTCGCGGTCGAGTGCGTCGTCGAGCGCGGCCTCGGCCTTTTCCTCGGCCATCGCACGGCGTCCCCTCACACGAACGCCGGCGAGGAACACTTCTTCGTGGAGGCGGATGCCGCCTCGCCCAACGAGGACCATGCGGGTGACGGCCGCGACGAAGGACTCCTCCAGGTCATCGACCACAACGGCAGTGACGCGACTTAGTGGCGAATCGACGCTCCAAAGGGATCGGCGCAGCAGGCGCTGCGCCTTCTGGACGATCGGGTGCCCGAGGTGAACGTAAACAAGATCGTCGCGGCCCTCGGCTGCGTTGGCGTCAAACGTGATCGGGCGTTGCACACCGGGCTTGAGTCGAGTGTCGAGCCCTCGCAGCGTGTCATGCCAGCCCGTGGTCAGGGTCGGGAGGTCGTACACCTCGGCGTCGGTGTCTTGGGCGAACTTGTGGTTGGGCACGAGCGGGGACTGGTGGTTGATCCGCAGGGCGGTGTCGACCACGCGACGAAGGTTGGCGGGGTCGAGGTGCATCTCGGTGCGGGAGGCGTCGTACCCCACCTCCAACTGGGTCAGCCGAGTGTTCAGCTCCAACCCGCCGGCAAGCGCGGCGTTGATGACCTCGTTGGTGTCGACTCCCTTGGCCTTCGCCTTGGCAGGGGTGCGGCGGGCGAAGTGCGTCTGGATCTCCTCGCCGACGACTTGGTTGGCCGAGCCGAGGTCGTATTGGACCTGGGCAATCTTGCGGGCGATGCGCGACATGAAGTCCACGTCCGCCGCATAGGTAGAGGCGCCTGCGACGGGGACGAAGTGGAAGACCTGGGGTTCATCGGTCTGGCCGTAGCGGTCGATGCGGCCGATGCGCTGCTCCAACCGGGACGGGTTGAACGGGATGTCGAAGTTCACCAGCCGATGGCAGTGGGTCTGGAGGTCAATGCCCTCACCGGCGGCGTCGGTGGCGAGCAGGACGCGGACCAGCTCCTTGGCCGGATCGGCGGTGAACTGCGAGCGAATGTATTCGCGGTCCTCAGGCTTGGTCGAGCCCTGGATCACGGCCAGTCGGTCCTCGACGTAGCCGCGCTGGCGCAGGACGCGGGTAAGCCAGTCGACGGTGTGGGCGTACTCGGTG encodes:
- the drmD gene encoding DISARM system SNF2-like helicase DrmD; amino-acid sequence: MPILLPQKALLRPPRRTDAAHPPWFHGSRLSATPHNGHPESFTALMEMIDPRRFSRGALLDSKALKDVTVRRLKTDLSGKGFKKRKVDALDFTPSDSEQEKFSLLDEIVTKSAKQNGTKPTGDIVTMLLKKRFLSSPFAFGMTLSHYLSSRAGRGLSEDDYDDVFGEGQADEEEGLWEQDEAERLRESKGSDPLVAAEPGQLESLMEWGLSYESRADSRLDRLIGFLDAVCRPDGKSWSNERVVIFTEYAHTVDWLTRVLRQRGYVEDRLAVIQGSTKPEDREYIRSQFTADPAKELVRVLLATDAAGEGIDLQTHCHRLVNFDIPFNPSRLEQRIGRIDRYGQTDEPQVFHFVPVAGASTYAADVDFMSRIARKIAQVQYDLGSANQVVGEEIQTHFARRTPAKAKAKGVDTNEVINAALAGGLELNTRLTQLEVGYDASRTEMHLDPANLRRVVDTALRINHQSPLVPNHKFAQDTDAEVYDLPTLTTGWHDTLRGLDTRLKPGVQRPITFDANAAEGRDDLVYVHLGHPIVQKAQRLLRRSLWSVDSPLSRVTAVVVDDLEESFVAAVTRMVLVGRGGIRLHEEVFLAGVRVRGRRAMAEEKAEAALDDALDRERLALADSQVRDQLCDLWNVPDAPLRLRLEESMQARAGRRHELVMEQLTKRQEADTQRAHEIFAAFRTNLRESLAALKAAEDEAQGQLFSDPDQQRQWRRDVEAMTRRLEELDDEEAREIAAITDRYAGVKPHTTAAAVVFALTRSDADGWID
- a CDS encoding Eco57I restriction-modification methylase domain-containing protein; the protein is MARATTRARAGFIAPSATELHRAWLELVDTEGPFLAIPPLKRVWPQGMPSLSDDRKGALADARKEFEAAWEKLDRAPDNDAVLDAYRVARDKWVETVLRDVAGWAESLSWGELPGVQARSPNHAVTVTAQASLGGADGIGALVHVIDPTDSLRQTPNDLWAATPVDRTEALLRENRIQLGIVTDGRWWGLVCARDGAMAASGVVDALTWIEEPRTRDAFLALIGRQHIIGGDPAERIPVLFEESVAAAEEITEALGSQVRSAVELLIQSFSESAADASRRGLPDPLPTLTHATYEAAVTVMMRAVFLLFAEERGLLPSGELFDQGYGIARELDRLIARETEDSEEALDATSLTWHRLLATSQALFSGASFESLRMPAYGGSLFEPGRFPFLTATNEGGTLAVTVSDRVMLHVLRSVQIADIKGEARRISFRDIDVEQIGYIYEGLLGYTAAKVGETYVGLKGTTGVEPEIPLVILEELAEANPDAKKLAAAIRSWIEEVQPSARASSAAAIAKAIGAAVDPSVLSALTQAVGDDPELRDRVLPWLGLVRLDLRKRPFVVLPGGLMVKETPSRKNAGAHYTPKSLAEEVVLHALQPLCYSPGPHQTADETEWKLKSSDELLDLKVADIACGSGAFLVAAARYLADRLVEAWISEDPVNAGRKDLHTRAVRQVVANCLYGADINGMAVEMCKLSLWLVSLDRDLPFSFVDDKVFLGNSLLGLTSLDQLRRMHIDPKNARADETFHGQLIDVNAIIQRIVELRRRLLSEIDEADPNRTSAAKRRQLRRLREITSDLRKLADGIVAAGLPYGGKSGKALDEAYENLRIAVRAAYPEDGAGDSSFLTAVIDAGLVPTVPTDYERWQPLHWILEAPDVLVENGGFDAVVGNPPFLGGQKLSGAMGTPVRDWLVDVLADGRRGSADLVAYFFLRAVGLLSHGGGLGLIATNTVAQGDSRAVGLDAMVARGFTITRAIQSRSWPASSANLEYAAVWGTIASVPETVPRIADGIPVRRISTLLEPAGRAEGSPMRLIENAGIAFQGCIVLGMGFVLDPEEAMRWIAEDPQNAEVLFPYLNGEDLNQRPDGSGSRWAIDFNDWPEERARKFPLPYERVAERVRPERQRMKPNGEFALRKPLPERWWQYAEKRPAMRKAIANLDEVLAVTRISKHAVVVRVPTGQVINDGIVAFMTDSYSTQAVLSSSLHLSWVIKNGSSFETRIIYTQSDAFDTFPRPKPTVRLESVGRTLDEERREIMLRRDLGLTKLYNLVNDPELQADVDVTRMREIHVEVDEAMMAAYGWGDVPLRHGFHTYRQVERWTASPPARVEILDRLLEENHKRAAAESTSDKTKGQPPAVADESQASLFADSVDE